The Phaeocystidibacter marisrubri DNA segment GATTTGACAATTCTGGAATTGCACAAGTGAATCTTGCGGGCGCATTGAATTACAACGGTCAGCAACAACCTAGGACATTTGCTTTAACTCCACTTTACAGTCATCTTGTGACCCGACCAGACGTGAGTATTCAGTTGCTGAAAAGCGATGGGACGTTAGGGGATGCTAAATCAATAGCATTCCAAAGTGTGGATGTTGAACTGTGGGCGAGAAACTTCTTGGAAGACGTAGACCGATTCTTGTCTGGAGAGTATGTGAGTGCATTTTATGCATCCGCCGAAATGCGTCCTAGCCTCACAGGAGTGTTGGGCTCTAAAGCTACCCTTCGTCCGAAAATTGCAAACGGCATGGAGCAGGTGCTCAACGTATCGGCATCGAACGATGGTGAGGCCTTAGAAAGTGCACAGAATGCTCTAAAACAGCAACTGGGAATTAGTCTAGCTCGTGCCTATGAATCTACCGTAATGGTTCAGTATAACTCCACCGTAGATTCAGCTTGGCAGATAACGGGTTCCACTCTTGCTCCTGCGGCCCTCTATGGATCAGCCGATATGCCGATCAATCAGGTTTCAGGGGTAAGCATTGTAGCGGCAAAGACACATTTAGAGGATGCGCAATCCTTCGTTAATTTCTTGATGACGCTTGAAAACGTTTCAGGACATAGGAACATAGAAGGCGACATTAATTACGATTATACCCATATTGAGTTCAATAAGTCTACCACCAATGTTCCAGATGGCTACACGGCTTCAGATTGGTTGACCTTTGTTCCTGTGCAGACGGCGACAGAAAAGCCTTCGGCACTTTCTGGTACGGATCCTGGAAAGGCTCTTATTCCTATTCCATTGAGGATATTCCCCGGCTTGCCTATCGTAGAAGGTCAGTCAGCCGTACAATCCTATCCTGATCAAAACAATCGAACCACGTCTGAACTCAGTTTATGGAATTACGGATTCTCCTATTCTCATGAGCATGCCGAGCAAGATTATGTAAAGTTGATTGTAGAGTTCAACCTTTCTCAACCGCACATGGACGCCATGATTGAGGTTGATAAAGTAGATCTTTTCACAGAGTTAGCGCAATACAGCTCTGTATCGGATGAGTTGTGGCAATCGCTAAACGGCTTGGTAGATCCTGAGTCAACGGTGCCATCGGACACTGTGAAGAATGCCGTTATCACATTTGCAGACTTGGCAAATAGGGTGGCATCCAATTGGGAAAAGAGAATCACCACTCAGGAACAACAGGCCACCTCAGGAGATGACCTCGTTGCGGGTCGATCATATTCGTTCGAATCTCGAGTTACGGATGATCCTGTCACTCAAGAGATGGTGTCTTATACACTCACCGCCTTGCCTCCAGAGCATGGAGAGGTATCGCCAGGTCCAATGGGAAATTGGCCAGAAGCTTATGTTCAAGTAGTTAATATGAAAACGGGCCTCTTGCATTTCATTCAACTCGACAAGGGAACTCCCGTTAATGATAAGCTCGTATATACCGTGCCTGATGGAGAAACCGTCCCTTCGGGAAGTTGGCCCGTCTTCAAATTGGTTTGGGAGGATTTGAACTTGAGCATTGTACAAAATGCAAGGTCACAAGTTTGGGTTGAGCGGAATGAAGATTTGCTAGAACGAAATGGAGAAGCCGAAGACATACCAGTCAATTCAAAATTCATCTTTTCCACCGATGTTGTAGTGGCTCCAAGTGTCGTGACGCCGCTGAACACCTTCAGTGAGCGCATCAATATCAACGACCTAGGTTCCACCCTTACCGATGCGCTGAATGCCATGTTTACTAACTTGTTTGGCGATCACATGGACGGTCAGAAAGTCACCATGGAATTGCTCTATGGATATGAACTTGTATCACCAGATTCATCAGGAAAAGGTGGGCTCGTCACCTATCTACCCATTGGCCTGTATCCAAATCAGACCTTAGGTCCTGGAACCGCTGCAACCATCAGTGGTATGTTTGAGCAATGGAAGTCTGATAACAATCCTCAGACAACAGGCGGGGAGTGGGTATTCTCCTTGAAACTGTACTCACAACTCACTCAACTTCCACAGATTCTCTTGAACGTTGAGTATGTGGTGTACCGCACGACGTAGGATGAGGTACAGGTTTCTGAAGCTAGTGTTTATGTGGTTTTATCCATCTCAATCCTTGTTTTCAATGGATGGCGAACTAAATGGGGGAGGCGGGGAGCCCATCTCAAGCAGCTTCTTGAGTCGGCTTAAAGCGCTGTTTCTACCAATGAAGACTATTAATTGGAGCGTGCTTAGAATAATCATATAATAAGCCAATGGTAGGTTAGTAAGTAGCGAAGGGTTTTCTTGGTAAAGAAAGATAAGAGTAATAGGTGTTACGATGAGAATCATGAGTGAGTTCATGACGATGAATAACAAAGTGAACTTCGGCTTTATGCGAAGTTCTAAATCATTACCAATTTTATTCCACGTTATATTAATTCGGTGTATTGGGTCATTTAAGTACCATACTTTTGAATACAATACCGCCCGGTTAGGTTGAATACGATGAACTATAAACCTAACTCTTGAAGAGTTCCTGTAAATGTTAAACTTGGTCAGTGGGGTGACGACTACTTCTTTCTGATCGAAAAAGGCTCTGAACTGTTTTTCACTAATGACAAGTGTCTTGGTCATGGGGCTTTTGGGGTCTATATAGTTTAGCATAAGTGTCAGAAGCTAGAGCCTATCCCTTCTGAGTCAAGTTGTTATGGGATGTGAGCCGACCGTAGTAGAAATTACCATTTTGCATTGCGTTTGATTAATCAAGTCGGACGGCGCCTTTGGTAGATGGATTCGATGGCCTGACAGACATCGACTCAATTTTGTTGAAACATCTTGTCAGTATTGCCTATTTGAATCTTCTTTTTCGTTGGTTATCAAATTGAATGGGGGTGTAAGAGGTCTTCTCGTGGTTTGATCAATCTTTGACGGAATGGATGAACCTTATCCATTCATTTTCAAAAGATCTTGAGGTGTCTCTTGATACACACGACATTGTTATGGTGAATGGTGAACGAGCACTAGTAGTGTCTAAATAGAGGAAGTACAAATTTCTTGTTAATTCTCCATTCTTGATTGTGTCAATTTGTGAATTAATCAGGTAGTAGGCGTTCAAGTCGACATCGAAGATTTCATCCATGGTTGATTTCTGTTGATAATAATGAGTTCGATTTGTGTTAATGAATCGATTTTTCAATCCTGATTCAAAGAAATCAATTCCAAGAATAATAGCTTCATTGTTCGCTTCAAGGATGCTTGTATAGCCAGAGTTTTCTGACTTTAAATCTATGTTACTAATAACCAACTCTATCGATTTGAAGTCATGTTGCTCTTTTGTTTTTATGTAGAAATTATTGAAATCTGGATTGACTCTCATGCTCACATTATTCAGTTCAACAATATTCTCTATGTCAGTATTATTGTGATCATATTCCTTACAAGATGCTAAAGAAATAATAGATACCAGGAAAATTGACACTAATGCGGTGCTATTCATTTGACTGATAATTTGCTTTAGGTTCCTCATTGCCAAAAGTTTGGATCATATAGCTTTGAATAATGTGATCAGGTGAGTCATGAAAAATATCAGAAAGTTTAGCTTCTCCAGACCCGCCAAACGTTTTATGTTCATCCGAGTCGAAGAAGATTCCTCCAATTACTTCTGCGGCAGTGCGAGCTCCTGATTGAAGAAGAGTACCATCAATATGGCCTCCCAAATCAGTGAGATCACTCTTCGGTACTGCATTGTGACTTGCTCCATGTAAGAGTTACCAAATAACAACTTCATTAATAGTCTCTCCAGAAGTTTCTCCAAAATTGGTAATATCAATATTTGAAAGGGTCATATCATCTCCTTTTTTTACGCCTCTATTATCGGGTGAATAATTTTAAGCAGGGTCGGCCATTTCGAGTGACATACTGTTATGATCTATTGATGCATTCAATCGTCTTTCTGAAACTGGAATTCGGTGTAATCAACGTCTTCTTTGATGCCTTGATCGAGCAATATGTGCTTGAATTGTTCAAGGACAGCGTTCTGTTGAGCTGCTGGTTCTTCTGCAAACGATTCCTCTCGGGTAGGGTTCAATGAAGCTTCCGAGGTCGATGTTTTACTCAATCCAGGTTCGGCTTGAATCGCTTGGAGACTAATATCAGAGGCTACACGCTGCATGCCCATGTAATAGTGTTTCGTTTTTAAAGTTACTTCAACTTACTTGCTCCTTACAAATAGGACGTGACCGAATCTTTGCTTTCCATTCTTCTGAAATCCCCATGTCAAGGTTTCTACATTTTCTACATCTCATTTACCAACTACTTAGACACACGAGATCGATAAGTAAGCGATTCGAGCCCGTTTAAGAGACTTTCTCCAATGAAAAAAAAAGGGAAATATTCATCGAACCTTCCCTTTTTCTTATGCTATCAAATAAGTCTGAATTATGATTATCAACTAGTTAGAGATTGAACTGTCAACTACGAACTATTTTGAGACACCACCTTCAGGAGTAATTTCACCAACAATATTGAATAGTATCAGCACCAGTTGCAACAATACATGAATCACCTCTTGATTTGGTCAGAATCATACCAGTATCTAAACTCTTATAAAATCTCATACTGTTGGGCATTTCTACGGTGATTGTATCCAAACGCGTTGAATCACTGGACAGCAGCAAGAGACTTCTATACATATGCTGCTTTTCATTTCTAAACTTGGCCTTTATTTCGCCATGAAATGAATTACTTAAATATTGTCTCCTAATATCTTTTTCAAGCTCACTACTGTTCTGTATTAAAACGTAAATCAATACTGCAGCTATGATTATCAAACCTATTTTCTTCATCTTGAAAATTATAATATTATTAGCAAACTATGGACGATAAGTATTTGTACTCCATGCGGAAAAGCTTGGATCATAACCATTCATAAGCTTGCTAATCATTTTCCACCTACCGAAATTTGTAATGCTTCAGTAGCTGTAATGTGAGAAAGTCATTTTTGAAGAGGCATACCCATGTGATATAATTTACGCCCAATAGAAAGATAATCAGTTCCTTCCGCTACCAACGTACAGAATAATTACCATTTTGATACAATGTCACATCTATCTCCTGAATATCGCTTAAATAATAAGATTCGAGCTTTGACCACTTGAAGGCAACATTATCCTTCTTATCCAGCAACACGAAAGATAGGGTGTTAAGTTGAGTTAGATTATTATCCATACAGTAGCAAATTGAATCGATGTTAATTTGAGAATCGTAATCACCCCTGTAAATGACACCTTGTCTAAGTATCAAGACTTCATAGTCATTATGATTTAATGCGAACTTCAAATCGAAATTGAATGCTAAAGTAGCGTGCTTTCTGTCTATACAGCTACATTTATCACACCAGTTGGACTCCTCATAAGTTAAGTATGCCTCATACCCTTGTCGTGACCAAAGTTGGTTCGGTTCAGGTTGATGACATCCGACCGCCATAACGCTCAATAAAATCGGAAATACTCTCATTGTGGTGAGAAAAATAATTCTCCTTGATAAACTCCAAATGGTGTACTCCCAGGCTGAACGGGATGAGCCGCTCCATGTGGCGTAAAGACGGCGCCATCTATTGTCTGCATTTCAGGAGCAGCATTAGGTATTCCGAACCTTCGTTCTGACCAAGTTCCTAGCGTAAACTGATAATCAGTCCTAACAGGGAACGCCATTACACTAGCACCTGTGGCATTTGAAATACCCTGAGCTAAACTCCCCTCTCGATCGATGAAGAATGTTGAACCCACAACGCTAAAGTTTGTACCCATGGCGGTCCGACATGCAAAAGAGGAAATGTTTGATTCTGTTCCATTAAAAGACCCTGAATTTAGGTCCCTCACATTTGATCCATCTAGACGATACTTGTCAGCATTCTCAGTGCCATATCCAAATTCGACCGCTCCTGGTACGCCGTGGGAATACATTTCCATATCAGTGACTTTATCGGATAGTCTGTCGTCGCTAAGGTCTGCACATGAGGTTGATTTCGAATTAATATAGCTCGTCATCTCATCAACAGAATTAACTGTTACTAAAGATCCTCCATATCCCTCAACCGAGCTCCTAATTCTTGCTATCTGATCTTCAGTATATCCACCAGTAAATAAAACCATAGTTCTACTCTCTGCAGATTGAGAACTGCTTTCTGACCACTCTCTCATTGCTCTTATTCCCTGATTAACAAACATCAGTTTGTTGCCGGCTCCAGCAGCATTTTGACTTCCAACAACGACAATATTCTCATTTCCGTCAGGATCAACAAAGGCGAGAGGATTGTTATTGCTAAATACATAGCCCGACACTCTAGGATATTTATGCGCCAACAGATCCACACT contains these protein-coding regions:
- a CDS encoding RHS repeat-associated core domain-containing protein yields the protein MVTNKQGIVHQFFLTNLWGENMHTYNQPTPGFDGPYRFNDDGVRSTASIERCARSAELEQETGYAYYGARYYDNQLSIWLSVDLLAHKYPRVSGYVFSNNNPLAFVDPDGNENIVVVGSQNAAGAGNKLMFVNQGIRAMREWSESSSQSAESRTMVLFTGGYTEDQIARIRSSVEGYGGSLVTVNSVDEMTSYINSKSTSCADLSDDRLSDKVTDMEMYSHGVPGAVEFGYGTENADKYRLDGSNVRDLNSGSFNGTESNISSFACRTAMGTNFSVVGSTFFIDREGSLAQGISNATGASVMAFPVRTDYQFTLGTWSERRFGIPNAAPEMQTIDGAVFTPHGAAHPVQPGSTPFGVYQGELFFSPQ